A single bacterium DNA region contains:
- the acs gene encoding acetate--CoA ligase, whose protein sequence is MQHPPRTGEIVPAVMPHGRHSHLKDFEHYRELYARSIRDPESFWAEQAESLSWFHKWVNVLDSSFPEGDVGWFSGGRLNVSFNCVDRHLAERADQPAIIWEPDEPGRHQVISYRELKHEVCRIANVLKSAGVVKGDRVVLYLPMIPALAYTMLACARIGAVHSVVFAGFSAEALRDRIVDSGARVLVTANEGMRGGRAIPLKAIADKAVQGLNQIHTVLVARRTEAETPMVPGRDQWLHEAMERERRVCPTEWMAAEDPLFILYTSGSTGKPKGLLHTQAGYLLHASLTHRLVFDYQPGEVYACVADIGWITGHSYVVYGPLCNGATTVLFESTPLYPDPGRYWEMVERLKINVFYTAPTAIRAIAREGADWVRRHDRSSLRVLGTVGEPINPDSWKWYHEVVGEGRCPVVDTWWQTETGGIMISPLAGITDMKPGSATLPLPGVDPVIVDEQGVEQKGNGVSGRLCLRQPWPGMARTVFGDHRRYQDTYYTTFAGYYFTGDGCRRDEDGYYWITGRVDDVINVSGHRIGTAEVESALAANPLVAEAAVVGVPHEIKGTGIFAYVVLKREAEGMTEEELAGALREEVRRDIGPFAAPDGFLYVEGLPKTRSGKIMRRILRKIGEGEYVDLGNLSTLADPGVVERIIEAHRGRGA, encoded by the coding sequence ATGCAACACCCGCCCCGCACGGGGGAGATCGTGCCGGCCGTGATGCCGCACGGCCGCCACTCCCACCTGAAGGACTTCGAGCACTACCGCGAGCTCTACGCCCGCAGCATCCGCGACCCGGAGAGCTTCTGGGCCGAGCAGGCCGAGAGCCTCAGCTGGTTCCACAAATGGGTCAACGTGCTGGACAGCTCCTTCCCTGAGGGCGACGTGGGCTGGTTCTCGGGCGGACGGCTCAACGTCAGCTTCAACTGCGTGGATCGCCACCTGGCCGAGCGGGCCGATCAGCCGGCCATCATCTGGGAGCCGGACGAGCCGGGCCGGCACCAAGTGATCAGCTACCGCGAGCTGAAGCACGAGGTCTGCCGCATCGCCAACGTGCTGAAGAGCGCGGGCGTGGTGAAGGGCGACCGCGTCGTGCTCTACCTGCCCATGATCCCGGCGCTGGCCTACACCATGCTGGCCTGTGCCCGCATCGGCGCCGTGCACAGCGTGGTCTTCGCCGGCTTCTCGGCGGAGGCGCTGCGCGACCGCATCGTGGACAGCGGCGCCAGGGTGCTGGTCACGGCCAACGAGGGGATGCGGGGCGGGCGCGCCATCCCGCTCAAGGCCATCGCCGACAAGGCCGTCCAGGGCCTCAATCAGATCCACACCGTCCTCGTGGCGCGGCGGACGGAGGCGGAGACGCCCATGGTCCCCGGCCGCGACCAGTGGCTGCACGAGGCGATGGAACGGGAACGCCGCGTTTGTCCCACCGAGTGGATGGCGGCCGAGGACCCTCTCTTCATCCTCTACACCTCGGGCTCCACGGGCAAGCCCAAGGGCCTGCTCCACACCCAGGCCGGCTACCTGCTCCACGCCAGCCTCACCCACCGCCTTGTCTTCGACTACCAGCCCGGGGAGGTCTATGCCTGCGTGGCGGACATCGGCTGGATCACCGGTCACAGCTACGTCGTCTACGGCCCGCTCTGCAACGGGGCCACCACCGTCCTCTTCGAATCGACGCCGCTCTACCCCGATCCCGGACGCTATTGGGAGATGGTGGAGCGCCTCAAGATCAACGTCTTCTACACGGCTCCCACCGCCATCCGCGCCATCGCCCGGGAAGGAGCCGACTGGGTGCGCCGCCACGACCGCAGCAGCCTGCGCGTGCTGGGCACGGTGGGCGAGCCGATCAATCCCGACTCCTGGAAATGGTACCACGAGGTGGTGGGCGAGGGCCGCTGCCCGGTGGTGGACACCTGGTGGCAGACGGAGACGGGCGGCATCATGATCAGCCCGCTGGCCGGCATCACGGACATGAAGCCCGGCTCCGCCACCCTGCCCCTGCCCGGGGTGGATCCCGTCATTGTGGACGAGCAGGGCGTCGAACAGAAGGGCAACGGCGTGAGCGGGCGCCTCTGCCTGCGCCAGCCTTGGCCGGGCATGGCCCGCACCGTCTTCGGCGACCATCGGCGCTACCAGGACACCTACTACACGACCTTCGCCGGCTACTACTTCACGGGGGACGGCTGCCGGCGCGACGAGGACGGCTACTACTGGATCACCGGGCGGGTGGACGACGTGATCAACGTGAGCGGCCACCGCATCGGCACGGCCGAGGTGGAGAGCGCCCTGGCCGCCAACCCGCTGGTGGCCGAGGCGGCGGTGGTGGGCGTCCCCCACGAGATCAAGGGGACGGGCATCTTCGCCTACGTCGTGCTCAAGCGCGAGGCGGAGGGAATGACGGAGGAGGAGCTGGCCGGCGCCCTGCGCGAGGAGGTGCGGCGCGACATCGGCCCCTTCGCCGCGCCGGACGGGTTCCTTTATGTGGAAGGCCTGCCCAAGACACGATCGGGCAAGATCATGCGGCGCATCCTGCGCAAGATCGGCGAGGGCGAGTACGTGGACCTGGGCAACCTGAGCACCCTGGCCGATCCGGGAGTGGTGGAGCGCATCATCGAGGCCCATCGCGGCCGGGGGGCCTGA
- a CDS encoding DinB family protein produces the protein MITESFVPGLESQRAFFLKSLSCLSEGDSAFAPVPGMLSVARQVAHAAHTVDWFVKGAFSPTGLSEDWEAQAAREAAVPGLEEALAWFNAAYDRAVAAVRGHDWDEWQQPIAPGIMGGAPRTAIFSGMADHTAHHRGSLAVYARLLGKTPEMPYM, from the coding sequence ATGATCACCGAGAGCTTCGTCCCCGGACTGGAGAGCCAGCGCGCCTTCTTCCTCAAGTCCCTGTCCTGCCTGAGCGAGGGTGACTCCGCCTTCGCCCCCGTCCCCGGCATGCTGTCGGTGGCGCGCCAGGTGGCCCACGCCGCCCACACGGTGGACTGGTTCGTGAAGGGGGCCTTTTCCCCCACCGGCCTGAGCGAGGATTGGGAGGCCCAAGCTGCCCGCGAGGCAGCCGTGCCCGGGCTGGAGGAGGCGCTGGCCTGGTTCAACGCCGCCTACGACCGCGCCGTGGCGGCGGTGCGCGGGCACGACTGGGACGAGTGGCAGCAACCCATCGCCCCCGGCATCATGGGCGGGGCGCCGCGCACGGCCATCTTCAGCGGCATGGCCGACCACACGGCCCACCACCGCGGCAGCCTGGCGGTCTACGCCCGCCTGCTGGGCAAGACGCCCGAGATGCCCTACATGTAG
- a CDS encoding alpha-L-fucosidase encodes MSPALPSPGRILMLTLLLALPGLARSGGEPAARPHPDPLVQRKLDWFQDQKLGLLMHWGTYSQWGVVESWSICPEDEDWTRRRGPHAHSYTEYVAAYEALKATFNPLKFDPAAWAAAARGAGMRYVVFTTKHHDGFCLFDTRETDYKVTDPGCPFSRVPRANVAREVFTAFRREGLGTGAYFSKADWHCPDYWWPYFPPFDRNVNYDITRYPEKWEAFKTFTRNQIRELMSDYGPMDILWLDGGWVQPMTATSPRWGKAPSHQDIDMAGIAAMARALQPGLIIVDRAVEGDHQDYHTPEQEVPEQPLDAVWESCITLGTSWSWVPDDDYKSAERLVHLLVDIVAKGGNLLLNVGPSPQGEWPDEALARLAELGAWLEVNGAAIHGTRAVAPYKEGRVCYTRSPDGVVNAILLASAAEPELPATLHLPAFVPGSGQAVRLLGVEEELRWEPEGAGCRIHVPEAVRRHPPCRHAWSFQLAVE; translated from the coding sequence ATGTCCCCTGCCCTGCCCTCCCCTGGCCGCATCCTCATGCTGACCCTGCTGCTGGCGCTGCCCGGCCTCGCCCGGTCCGGGGGGGAGCCCGCCGCGCGGCCCCATCCCGATCCCCTCGTCCAGCGGAAGCTGGATTGGTTCCAGGACCAGAAACTGGGCCTGCTGATGCACTGGGGCACCTACAGCCAGTGGGGCGTGGTGGAGAGCTGGAGCATCTGCCCGGAGGACGAGGACTGGACCCGGCGGCGCGGCCCCCATGCCCACAGCTACACGGAGTACGTGGCGGCCTACGAGGCCCTCAAGGCCACCTTCAATCCGCTCAAGTTCGACCCGGCGGCCTGGGCGGCGGCGGCGCGGGGGGCGGGCATGCGTTACGTGGTCTTCACCACCAAGCACCACGACGGCTTCTGCCTCTTCGACACCCGGGAGACGGACTACAAGGTGACGGACCCCGGCTGCCCCTTCAGCCGGGTCCCGCGGGCCAACGTGGCCCGGGAGGTCTTCACCGCCTTCCGCCGGGAGGGGCTGGGCACCGGCGCCTACTTCTCCAAGGCCGACTGGCATTGCCCCGACTACTGGTGGCCCTATTTCCCGCCCTTCGACCGCAACGTGAACTACGACATCACGCGCTACCCGGAGAAGTGGGAGGCCTTCAAGACCTTCACGCGGAACCAGATCCGGGAGCTGATGAGCGACTACGGCCCCATGGACATCCTCTGGCTGGACGGCGGCTGGGTGCAGCCCATGACCGCCACCTCGCCGCGCTGGGGCAAGGCGCCCAGCCACCAGGACATCGACATGGCGGGCATCGCGGCCATGGCCCGCGCCTTGCAGCCGGGCCTCATCATTGTGGACCGGGCGGTGGAAGGCGACCATCAGGATTACCACACCCCCGAGCAGGAGGTGCCGGAACAGCCGCTGGACGCCGTGTGGGAGAGCTGCATCACCCTGGGCACCTCCTGGAGCTGGGTGCCCGACGACGACTACAAGTCCGCCGAGCGTCTGGTCCACCTGCTGGTGGACATCGTGGCCAAGGGCGGCAACCTGCTGCTCAACGTGGGACCCAGCCCGCAGGGCGAATGGCCGGACGAGGCCCTCGCCCGCCTGGCCGAGCTGGGCGCCTGGCTGGAGGTGAACGGCGCGGCCATCCACGGCACGCGCGCCGTGGCGCCCTACAAGGAGGGCCGTGTCTGTTACACGCGCTCGCCGGATGGCGTGGTCAACGCCATCCTGCTGGCCTCGGCCGCGGAGCCGGAGCTGCCGGCCACCCTGCACCTCCCCGCTTTCGTGCCTGGGAGTGGCCAGGCTGTGCGCCTGCTGGGCGTGGAGGAGGAACTGCGCTGGGAGCCGGAGGGGGCGGGCTGCCGCATCCACGTGCCGGAGGCCGTGCGCCGGCACCCGCCCTGTCGGCACGCCTGGTCCTTCCAACTGGCCGTCGAATAG
- a CDS encoding DUF4838 domain-containing protein — MKHGPAVLAGLTAALSLAAPAPCAVELVRDGQAVAVIHLPAAATPAAAAVADTLRGFLRRISGADLPVVPHDAPPAGGLVLEEGGAAASALGEEGFRLHSGPGRVTLTAGTERGLAHAAYTLLETWLGCRMYSPEVVVLPRRSTVTLPEMDDTQVPPLSFRLQDFQEPAYAAWHKLSSRREWGLFVHTFQELVPPARWFPDHPEYFSEHQGGRVADGQLCLSQPAVLEIVVAELERRMREQPDARYWSVSQNDTWMPCTCAGCRAVDEAEGSPAGSLLRFVNQVAARFPDQVISTLAYQYSRPAPRLTRPRPNVNIMLCSIECDRSRPIAQDPRDTSFVRDLQDWSRLTDNILVWDYVIQFRNLVSPFPNLRVLQPNLRFFAGQGVTAVFEQGLPVLKGEFAELRAYLLAKLLWNPELDFDAVLDDFLAGFYGEAAPHLRRYIDAMHEALAASGEDLSCFGHPLPTEDGYLSGAQLDHYDKLFDLAEAAVAHRPEVAARVRTARLPLIYAQIEQGLILADAGRGCFLRGAGGRRSVRPGFREQLAAFHDGCAAAGIPRLWEHGLPPDEYRERALRFLAEGERPHLALGCPVALERPASATYRGGDPGALTDGLLGWSDYHFHWLGCEGEDLAAVIDLGAERSVTRVEAAFLQDIASWVFLPRQVEIQLSRDGITYETVGRQAARLAPMREGAVQEAFAAAFAARPARYVRLRAENMKSCPAWHKGSGGKAWVFCDEIRVF; from the coding sequence ATGAAGCATGGACCTGCCGTGCTGGCGGGGCTGACAGCGGCCTTGAGCCTGGCGGCCCCAGCCCCCTGCGCCGTGGAGCTGGTCCGGGATGGGCAGGCCGTGGCCGTCATCCACCTGCCGGCGGCGGCCACGCCCGCGGCGGCGGCGGTGGCCGACACGCTGCGCGGCTTCCTGCGGCGCATCTCCGGCGCCGACCTGCCCGTCGTCCCCCACGACGCCCCGCCCGCGGGCGGCCTTGTGCTCGAAGAGGGGGGCGCCGCGGCGTCCGCCCTGGGGGAGGAGGGCTTCCGCCTCCACAGCGGCCCGGGCCGCGTCACCCTGACGGCCGGGACGGAGCGGGGCCTGGCGCACGCCGCCTACACCCTGCTGGAGACCTGGCTGGGCTGCCGCATGTACAGCCCGGAGGTGGTGGTCCTGCCTCGCCGTTCCACGGTCACGCTGCCGGAGATGGACGACACCCAGGTGCCGCCCCTCTCCTTCCGCCTGCAGGATTTCCAGGAACCGGCCTACGCCGCCTGGCACAAACTGAGTTCGCGCCGGGAGTGGGGCCTTTTCGTCCACACCTTCCAGGAGCTGGTGCCGCCAGCGCGCTGGTTCCCGGACCACCCCGAGTACTTCTCCGAGCACCAGGGTGGGCGCGTGGCCGACGGGCAGCTCTGCCTCAGCCAGCCCGCCGTGCTGGAGATCGTGGTGGCGGAGCTGGAGCGGCGCATGCGCGAACAGCCCGATGCCCGCTATTGGTCCGTCTCGCAGAACGACACTTGGATGCCCTGCACCTGCGCCGGCTGCCGGGCGGTGGACGAGGCGGAGGGCTCGCCCGCCGGCAGCCTGCTGCGTTTCGTCAACCAGGTGGCGGCGCGCTTCCCGGACCAGGTGATCTCCACCCTGGCCTACCAGTACTCGCGCCCCGCGCCCCGGCTGACGAGGCCCCGGCCCAACGTCAACATCATGCTGTGCAGCATCGAGTGCGACCGCAGCCGGCCCATCGCCCAGGATCCGCGCGACACCAGCTTCGTGCGGGACCTCCAGGACTGGAGCCGGCTCACGGACAACATCCTCGTCTGGGACTACGTCATCCAGTTCCGCAACCTGGTCAGCCCCTTTCCCAACCTGCGCGTCCTGCAGCCCAACCTGCGCTTCTTCGCCGGCCAGGGCGTCACCGCCGTGTTCGAGCAGGGCCTGCCCGTGCTCAAGGGCGAGTTCGCCGAGCTGCGCGCCTACCTGCTCGCCAAGCTGCTCTGGAACCCCGAGCTGGACTTCGACGCCGTGCTGGACGATTTCCTGGCCGGCTTCTACGGCGAGGCGGCGCCCCACCTGCGCCGCTACATCGACGCCATGCACGAGGCGCTGGCCGCCTCGGGCGAGGACCTCTCCTGCTTCGGCCATCCCCTGCCGACGGAGGACGGCTACCTGTCGGGAGCCCAGCTGGACCACTATGACAAGCTCTTCGACCTGGCCGAGGCGGCGGTGGCCCACCGGCCCGAGGTGGCGGCCCGCGTTCGCACGGCGCGCCTGCCGCTGATCTACGCGCAGATCGAGCAAGGCCTGATCCTGGCCGACGCCGGGCGCGGCTGCTTCCTGCGGGGGGCCGGCGGCCGCCGCTCGGTCCGGCCCGGCTTCCGCGAACAGCTGGCCGCTTTCCATGACGGTTGCGCGGCGGCGGGGATCCCGCGCCTCTGGGAGCACGGCCTGCCGCCGGACGAGTACCGGGAGCGGGCCCTGCGCTTCCTGGCGGAGGGCGAACGGCCCCATCTGGCCCTGGGATGCCCCGTGGCGCTGGAGCGGCCCGCCAGCGCGACCTACCGCGGGGGCGATCCCGGCGCCCTGACGGACGGCCTGCTGGGCTGGAGCGACTACCACTTCCATTGGCTGGGCTGCGAGGGCGAGGATCTGGCCGCGGTCATCGACCTGGGAGCGGAGCGGTCCGTCACGCGGGTGGAGGCGGCCTTCCTGCAGGACATCGCCTCCTGGGTCTTCCTGCCCCGCCAGGTTGAGATCCAGCTCTCGCGGGACGGGATCACCTACGAGACGGTCGGGCGGCAGGCGGCCCGGCTGGCGCCCATGCGGGAGGGCGCCGTCCAGGAGGCCTTCGCGGCCGCTTTCGCGGCGCGACCGGCGCGCTACGTCAGGCTGCGGGCGGAGAACATGAAATCCTGCCCGGCCTGGCACAAGGGATCGGGCGGCAAGGCATGGGTGTTCTGCGATGAAATCCGCGTGTTCTAG
- a CDS encoding glycoside hydrolase family 3 N-terminal domain-containing protein yields the protein MKSACSRPSSDGRPASLAALLLCLALAGAGWGQVYRDAAQPVEARVQDLLGRMTPREKFWQLFMLAGEDGGDPARFQDGVFGLQLSELDPAAARRRGAAIQRHLREGTRLGIPAILFAEGLHGLVQREATVFPQAIGLAASFDTSLMRQVAGVIARESRAVGVRQLLSPVVNLATDGRWGRSEETYGEDPFLSAELGAAFVRACEDQGVIATPKHFVANVGEGGRDSYPVHDSERRLRELQLPPFQACLERGGARSLMTSYNSLDGSPCSANVWLNQRLLKEEWGFRGFVISDAGAVGGANVLHFTAADYGEAAARALNAGLDVIFQTSIDHQALFMPPFLDGRIPPAVIDSAVARVLRAKFGLGLFEEPMPPAEGGVGLGGEESRQLARRAAEASLVLLKNDGPTLPLPASLRSLAVLGPDAAEARLGGYSAGSERAVSILAGLRERAGADLDLRYAQGCGRVGPALPAVPAPALSSGARPGERPGLHGEYFANLELAGAPAFSRQDPTVDAQWTLFSPDPERLGTGFYSVRWTGWLSAPESGRHRLGVGGNDGWRLFLDDSLVLDNWRPVSHRTLTSGVDLRAGEARRLRLECQVPAGPARLRLVWSVGAAEDEEPGLRAAVELARQCDATVVVAGIEEGEFRDRASLALPGRQVDLIRRVAALGRPLVVVLVGGGPVTMEGWLEEAGAVLCAWYPGEEGGRAVAAALFGDLNPAGRLPLTFPVAAGQLPLVYHHKPTGRGDDYLDLTGQPLFPFGHGLSYSGFRYSDLDLDSAVRAGQPVRAACTVTNTSGRAGAEVVQLYLQDELASVARPVLELKGFQRIELAPGESRRVDFLLPPQALALLDQDLRPVIEPGRIRLLLGSSSQDLRLRGVVEILP from the coding sequence ATGAAATCCGCGTGTTCTAGACCTTCGTCGGACGGGCGGCCGGCCTCCCTGGCGGCCCTTTTGCTCTGCCTCGCCCTGGCCGGCGCGGGGTGGGGCCAGGTCTACCGGGACGCCGCGCAGCCGGTGGAGGCGAGGGTCCAGGACCTGCTGGGCCGCATGACGCCCCGGGAGAAGTTCTGGCAGCTCTTCATGCTGGCGGGCGAGGACGGGGGCGACCCGGCCCGCTTCCAGGACGGCGTCTTCGGCCTGCAACTCTCCGAGCTGGACCCCGCCGCGGCGCGGCGGCGCGGCGCGGCCATCCAGCGGCACCTGAGGGAAGGCACGCGGCTGGGCATCCCCGCCATCCTTTTCGCCGAGGGCCTGCACGGGCTGGTGCAGCGCGAGGCCACCGTCTTTCCCCAGGCCATCGGGCTGGCCGCCAGCTTCGACACCAGCCTGATGCGCCAGGTGGCGGGCGTGATCGCCCGGGAGAGCCGCGCCGTGGGCGTGCGCCAGCTGCTCTCGCCGGTGGTGAACCTCGCCACGGACGGCCGCTGGGGCCGCAGCGAGGAGACCTACGGCGAGGATCCCTTCCTCAGCGCCGAGCTGGGCGCGGCCTTTGTCCGCGCCTGCGAGGACCAGGGCGTCATCGCCACGCCCAAGCACTTCGTCGCCAACGTGGGCGAGGGCGGCCGCGACAGTTATCCGGTCCACGACAGCGAGCGGCGCCTGCGCGAGTTGCAGCTGCCACCCTTCCAGGCCTGCCTGGAGCGCGGCGGCGCCCGCTCGCTGATGACCTCCTACAACTCGCTGGACGGCTCGCCCTGCTCGGCCAACGTGTGGCTGAACCAGCGCCTGCTCAAGGAGGAATGGGGCTTCCGGGGATTTGTCATCTCCGACGCCGGCGCCGTGGGCGGGGCCAACGTCCTGCACTTCACCGCCGCCGACTATGGGGAGGCCGCGGCCCGGGCGCTGAATGCCGGCCTGGACGTGATCTTCCAGACCTCCATCGACCACCAGGCCTTGTTCATGCCCCCCTTCCTCGACGGGCGCATCCCGCCCGCCGTGATCGACTCCGCCGTGGCCCGCGTGCTGCGCGCCAAGTTCGGGCTGGGGCTCTTCGAGGAGCCCATGCCGCCGGCGGAGGGCGGCGTCGGCCTGGGCGGGGAGGAGAGCCGCCAGTTGGCCCGCCGCGCCGCCGAGGCCTCCCTGGTCCTGCTCAAGAATGACGGACCGACCCTGCCCCTGCCGGCCAGCCTGCGCTCGCTGGCCGTGCTGGGTCCCGACGCGGCGGAGGCCCGCCTGGGCGGCTACAGCGCCGGCTCGGAGCGCGCCGTCTCGATCCTGGCCGGCCTGCGCGAAAGGGCGGGGGCGGACCTGGACCTACGCTACGCCCAGGGCTGCGGGCGGGTCGGCCCGGCGCTGCCCGCGGTGCCCGCCCCGGCCTTGAGCAGCGGCGCCCGGCCGGGGGAGAGGCCCGGCCTCCACGGCGAGTACTTCGCCAACCTGGAGCTGGCGGGCGCGCCGGCCTTCTCGCGCCAGGACCCCACGGTGGACGCCCAGTGGACGCTTTTCTCCCCCGACCCGGAGCGTCTGGGCACGGGCTTCTACTCGGTGCGCTGGACGGGCTGGCTGAGTGCGCCGGAGTCGGGCCGCCACCGCCTGGGGGTGGGGGGCAACGACGGCTGGCGCCTCTTCCTGGACGACTCGCTTGTGTTGGACAACTGGCGGCCGGTCTCCCACCGCACCTTGACGTCCGGGGTGGACCTGCGGGCGGGGGAGGCGCGCCGCCTGCGACTGGAATGCCAGGTCCCGGCCGGACCCGCCCGCCTGCGCCTGGTCTGGAGCGTGGGCGCCGCCGAGGACGAGGAGCCCGGGCTGCGCGCCGCGGTGGAGCTGGCCCGCCAGTGCGACGCGACTGTGGTGGTGGCCGGGATCGAGGAGGGCGAGTTCCGCGACCGCGCCTCCCTGGCCCTGCCCGGCCGGCAGGTGGACTTGATCCGCCGGGTGGCGGCGCTGGGCCGGCCCCTCGTCGTCGTGCTGGTGGGCGGCGGCCCCGTGACCATGGAGGGTTGGCTGGAGGAGGCGGGGGCCGTCCTCTGCGCCTGGTATCCCGGCGAGGAGGGCGGGCGGGCCGTGGCCGCCGCGCTCTTCGGCGACCTCAACCCGGCCGGCCGCCTGCCGCTCACCTTTCCCGTGGCCGCGGGCCAGCTGCCCCTCGTCTACCACCACAAGCCCACGGGCCGGGGCGACGATTACCTGGACCTGACGGGCCAGCCCCTCTTCCCCTTTGGCCACGGCCTCAGCTACAGCGGGTTCCGCTACTCCGACCTGGACCTGGACTCGGCGGTGCGGGCCGGCCAGCCGGTCCGAGCCGCTTGCACGGTGACCAACACCAGCGGGCGGGCAGGGGCCGAGGTCGTGCAGCTCTATCTGCAGGACGAGCTGGCCAGCGTGGCCCGTCCCGTCCTTGAACTGAAGGGCTTTCAGCGCATCGAGCTGGCGCCGGGGGAATCCCGCCGAGTGGACTTCCTCCTGCCCCCCCAGGCCCTGGCCCTGCTGGACCAGGACCTGCGCCCCGTGATCGAGCCGGGCCGCATCCGCCTGCTGCTGGGCTCCTCCAGCCAGGACCTGCGCCTGCGGGGCGTGGTGGAGATCCTGCCCTGA
- a CDS encoding Crp/Fnr family transcriptional regulator: MAQDTIWHLQNFNLFKAMPAAEMMKLQDMVNTDWIKHKDPVFLSGEPNRWVYFLKQGLVKLSMGTADGKTLTVALLKPGEIFGELAPAEDADESLEAIALEDSYLCRMRSEAFLAYAEQSAGLMLSINKLLGLRIRRIQTAVRDMAFLDVPGRLAKVLHQLGETDSVPVERGRLIKFRLTHQEIANLIGASRELVSTVLGRFVAEGLVIQDKRRLILPDSRRLTKYFQ, translated from the coding sequence ATGGCTCAGGACACCATCTGGCATCTGCAGAACTTCAACCTCTTCAAGGCCATGCCCGCCGCGGAGATGATGAAGCTGCAGGACATGGTCAATACGGACTGGATCAAGCACAAGGATCCGGTTTTCCTCTCCGGCGAGCCCAATCGCTGGGTCTATTTCCTCAAGCAGGGTCTGGTCAAGTTGTCCATGGGAACGGCTGACGGCAAGACGCTGACGGTGGCTCTGCTGAAACCTGGAGAGATCTTCGGGGAGCTGGCGCCGGCGGAGGATGCGGACGAATCCCTGGAAGCCATCGCCCTGGAGGACAGTTATCTGTGCCGCATGCGCAGCGAAGCTTTCCTCGCCTACGCCGAACAGAGCGCCGGCTTGATGCTCTCCATCAACAAGCTGCTGGGTCTGCGCATCAGGCGCATCCAGACGGCCGTCCGCGACATGGCCTTCCTGGACGTGCCAGGTCGGCTGGCCAAAGTGCTCCATCAGCTTGGCGAAACGGATTCCGTGCCGGTTGAGCGCGGGCGGCTCATCAAGTTCCGCCTGACCCATCAGGAGATCGCCAACCTGATCGGCGCCAGCCGGGAGCTGGTCAGCACCGTGCTTGGACGCTTTGTGGCGGAAGGCTTGGTGATCCAGGACAAGCGCCGTCTCATCCTGCCGGATTCCCGCCGCCTGACCAAGTACTTCCAGTAG
- a CDS encoding YceI family protein, which translates to MSTRLWILLMWAFLLRSVQAAPQGFQITIGHSANLVRFHSEATIESFDGTTRQVGGRIMVDPQAPQVAPTAYFQVDLASLDTGMSLRNKHMRENHLHTELHPQATFVMSKLAGPVPAMKAGVATRLMAVGDFTVHGVTLPRTLPVDVTWHPDGSQTAARKAGPVLHVVCRFEVVLADHGIPRPQFLFMKVAESMEVTVDLWATAG; encoded by the coding sequence ATGAGCACGCGGCTGTGGATCCTGCTGATGTGGGCCTTTCTGCTGCGATCGGTCCAGGCTGCGCCCCAGGGCTTCCAGATCACGATTGGCCACAGCGCCAACCTGGTCCGCTTTCATTCGGAGGCCACGATCGAGTCCTTCGACGGCACCACCCGCCAGGTCGGGGGGCGGATCATGGTGGATCCCCAGGCGCCCCAGGTGGCTCCCACCGCTTACTTCCAGGTGGATCTGGCCAGTCTCGACACGGGCATGTCCCTGCGCAACAAACATATGCGTGAGAATCACCTCCACACCGAGCTCCACCCCCAGGCCACCTTCGTCATGAGCAAACTGGCCGGGCCTGTCCCAGCCATGAAGGCGGGGGTGGCCACCCGCCTGATGGCGGTTGGAGACTTCACGGTGCACGGCGTCACCCTGCCTCGCACCCTGCCCGTGGATGTCACCTGGCACCCGGATGGCAGCCAGACCGCCGCCCGGAAAGCCGGACCCGTCTTGCATGTGGTCTGCCGCTTCGAGGTGGTCCTGGCTGACCACGGCATCCCGCGACCCCAGTTCCTCTTCATGAAGGTCGCGGAGTCCATGGAGGTGACGGTGGACCTGTGGGCGACGGCCGGCTGA